From one Desmospora activa DSM 45169 genomic stretch:
- the argH gene encoding argininosuccinate lyase yields the protein MKLWGGRFTKPTNQLVEEYTASIDFDHILVEEDIRGSLAHVKMLGACGILQANEAETITAGLEKIRERVRAGEVQFSVSLEDIHMNIEHLLIEEVGPVGGKLHTGRSRNDQVALDMHLYVRARTVEMIQGLLQVRKALCKQAEAHVDTLLPGYTHLQRAQPVRLAHQLLAYVEMFERDTERFIDSYKRVNTMPLGAGAIAGTPFPIEREQVAAELGFDRLYENSMDAVSDRDYLVEFLANASLVMVHLSRLSEELILWSSEEFGYVELDDAFCTGSSMMPQKKNPDVPELIRGKTGRVMGHWVALMTTLKALPLTYNKDMQEDKEGVFDTVATLIGALALTAPMLAGMTVKAERMRQHAEEGFAAATDVADYLAAKGVPFREAHAVVGRLVLHCLQEGTTLSGLSLQVYRDFHPSFSADIFEKIGVEAVADARDVRGGTARNRVLDALELKKKQMVETKTWLDTVY from the coding sequence ATGAAACTGTGGGGCGGGCGCTTTACCAAGCCAACCAACCAACTCGTTGAAGAATATACGGCATCCATCGATTTTGATCATATTTTAGTGGAAGAAGATATTCGCGGCAGTCTCGCCCATGTGAAGATGTTGGGGGCATGTGGAATCCTACAAGCGAATGAAGCGGAAACCATTACTGCAGGACTGGAGAAGATCCGTGAGCGAGTACGCGCCGGGGAGGTGCAATTTTCCGTCTCCCTGGAGGATATCCATATGAATATTGAGCATCTGCTGATTGAAGAAGTGGGCCCTGTGGGTGGAAAGTTGCATACCGGCCGTAGCCGTAATGATCAAGTGGCTCTCGATATGCACCTGTATGTGCGTGCCCGTACCGTAGAAATGATTCAAGGGCTGCTTCAGGTACGAAAAGCGTTGTGCAAACAGGCGGAAGCCCATGTGGATACGCTTTTGCCCGGCTATACCCATCTACAGCGGGCGCAGCCGGTCCGTTTGGCACATCAGCTGTTAGCGTATGTGGAGATGTTTGAGCGTGATACGGAACGATTCATCGACAGCTATAAACGGGTGAACACCATGCCACTTGGCGCTGGAGCGATCGCTGGTACTCCCTTTCCGATCGAGCGGGAACAAGTGGCGGCGGAGCTGGGCTTTGACCGTCTCTATGAAAACAGCATGGATGCGGTGAGCGATCGCGATTATCTGGTGGAGTTTTTAGCCAATGCTTCCCTGGTGATGGTTCATCTGTCGCGACTGTCGGAAGAGCTGATTCTCTGGTCCAGTGAGGAGTTCGGCTATGTGGAGCTGGATGACGCTTTCTGCACCGGGAGCAGCATGATGCCGCAAAAGAAAAACCCCGACGTTCCAGAGTTGATCCGGGGGAAGACAGGCCGGGTGATGGGCCACTGGGTGGCGTTGATGACGACGCTAAAAGCGTTGCCGTTAACCTATAACAAGGATATGCAGGAAGATAAAGAAGGCGTGTTTGACACCGTTGCTACCTTGATCGGGGCTTTAGCCTTAACCGCCCCCATGTTGGCGGGAATGACGGTCAAGGCAGAGCGGATGCGGCAACATGCGGAAGAGGGCTTTGCCGCCGCTACTGATGTCGCGGATTACTTGGCGGCAAAAGGGGTCCCCTTCCGTGAGGCCCATGCAGTCGTCGGTCGACTCGTTCTCCATTGCCTGCAGGAAGGGACAACGTTATCGGGACTTTCGTTGCAGGTGTATCGCGACTTTCACCCTTCCTTTTCCGCTGATATCTTTGAGAAAATCGGAGTGGAGGCTGTGGCCGACGCACGGGATGTCAGAGGCGGAACGGCTCGTAATCGCGTACTGGATGCGCTGGAACTAAAAAAGAAACAAATGGTTGAAACCAAAACCTGGCTAGACACCGTTTATTAA